In Drosophila ananassae strain 14024-0371.13 chromosome 3R, ASM1763931v2, whole genome shotgun sequence, the DNA window ATACCGTTGAAAAGTCTACCTTTATAAATGTAAACAAACTTTCATCTGGCAGTATATATCTAAAGATTTGCCCAATTAGCTCCTCCATTCCTATATTTAGAAGGTAGCGCAGGGATGCAGAATAATAGAATTAATTATAGCATTCATcagattattaaaaaataaggctattgttaatttgttttaaaataaagtgTTTAATTTATTACCAAAAAGTTTTAATCAAATCATCAAGATTCATATGTtgcttaattttttcaaactgTTGATAAAATAATGTACATtattttaatacatttttaatataaaagaGGTAAAATATATTAGCcgttattttaaaatgtttaaaagcgtatttccgtttccgtttcagCACAGAGTTACCAGCCTTTAAGCCAGTTTGCAGCGTTAGCCATGAGacttttggccaaagttttcCTCTGTAGCCTGGGCACACtccgaaaattaaaaaattttcgtCGTTCGTGGTTGTCTCTGTTCCTCTGCGTTTCGCATTACACTCTAGCCTCACTTAAATCATAAAAAGTAAGTATACTTTCTCCAGACCACGCCCCCTACTAACTAAAAGCTATCGCAAAGCTGCAAAGATTCATAAAGTGAGATTTTCGGTGATTGTGATTTCATAACCtcgaaacgaaaaaaaatcgcCCGTGGACACGCGCACTTACGAACAGAAAAGCCGAGAAGATTTCTgtgtgccaaaaaaaaaaccaatttgTTATCAGCCATGGGGTGGTAGTTAAAAGCACATTTAATTGATAAAATTCATTGTGGGGGAAATCGCCGGCTGCCAAGACACACACATTCGGGCCCCCACGCACACCAACGCACCTACAGTTCATTGGCAGCAGCTGCCGgcaagcgaaaaaaaaaaaaaaaactagtcTGCTGGGTTGGAAAAGTGCCTGGCAAATTTCTGTTACGTAACGGGCGGTCGCTCTCGCTtaaattgttttcaatttgtCTTGTTATCGCAATGTTGCTCTGCTTCTCAATATGTATTCTCTTCTCTGCTTTATCAATGTTTACTTTATCATTCTACCCCCCTGGTCATGTGAGGTGCGAAAAGTGAGGTGTTGCACTTTGCAGGTTGTGGGTTGTAGGTGGTCTCGCACACTGACGTCACCGAAAAATCAATAGGCCTTTGCTGCTCTACCTTTACGTGTTTTCCAATAGTTAGCGAGTTTCCACGATTGCATAACCCCGGCAGGCGAATAAAAATCATATGCTCCCGCCCACTTGTCCACCCCTTTGTCAAGGTCACAGCCTCAAGATGCTGATTCACGCTCACTGGGGAACCCATCAGATGATAGGATTTTCCTCTTTAGCTGAGGAAGTTACATCACCTGATTCTTGGGCCGCTTTTCCAACTACATATGTAGCTATGTGGCACTTTTCTCccttttttattgttgttcttCTCCCCATTTGGCTGCTGGCCATAACGACCTGTCTGCCAGTCGGCTCTTTTCATAATTTTCCGCCATGAAACGCTTTTGCGTGTGTCGGCCGCCGGGCCAATACTCTTGCCGTGACTGTGCTTGGCATTCTTGACGTCACACGGAAATAGAAACACCGCCGAAGACCAAAGCAGAGGCTGCAAATGTGCAGTTAGCTTCTGTGTCAATGATCGCTCGGCCAGTCAGCAATTAATGCCACCAAGTACTGTTTACTAGCCACAGTGGTGGCCACAcaaatatgatttattttcaaaCATAGTCGACCTTTCTATAACATTTCTCTAACAATCATATCACATTCCGTATCAGACACTCCCacatacaaatattttttatcattttaacATCGAATAGTTTTCGTGCTGAATAGTTTTTGAAAATGCCCAACGAGCCTGGCGACTTCATCCCCAAAGAGTGGACATTCAAAATGCTGAAGGAGGAGTTGGGCTACCCTGAGATACGATTTGAAAGCTCCACGGTAAAGTGGTCCACTGTACCGGGTCTCTCTCTCGTTAGTCCCGACCGTCCCGGCCGTTGACCTCCTCACTCGATCCAGAACTCTTCGCTGCCTTGAACActaatttaaattgattttttttttaagttctcttgtgcgaaaaaaaaattgacatTTAGCCAAGTTAAAAAGAGGAAATGGCCCCTGAAATTCTTCTACCCATGTCGATGCTGTTTAGTTTTCACTTTTGTTCCGCCGGCGTTAGAACTCTTTACAATTTCGATTCAAACACAAAGTAATACTCATCATGTTGCTGATAAGATTAAACCAGCCCCCCATCCGTCCATAAAAGCTATCTCTTTTGAGTTTGCAATCATTGAGCTGCCATGTGAAATGATTTCGCAATAAATACCTCCACCAGAGACACAATTATCGATTATTCCAAAGCTAATTGGCTCGATTCTATTCATTTTCAGATGGCTCCTCCATCATACAGCGATTTGGGCAAACAGGCTCGCGACATCTTCAGCAAAGGCTACAACTTCGGCCTGTGGAAGCTCGACCTGAAGACCAAGACCTCGTCGGGCATTGAGTTCAACACAGCCGGTCACTCGAACCAGGAGTCGGGCAAGGTTTTCGGTTCCCTGGAGACCAAGTACAAGGTTAAGGACTATGGCCTGACCCTGACCGAGAAGTGGAACACAGACAACACCCTCTTCACCGAGGTTGCTGTTCAGGATCAGCTGTTGGAGGGTCTGAAGCTGTCGCTGGAGGGCAACTTCGCTCCCCAGTCTGGGTAAGATTAGTAGCTATCTATtgtttatagtttttaataaaatatattaattaaatagcAACAAGAACGGCAAGTTCAAGGTTGCCTACGGCCATGAGAACGTCAAGGCCGATTCTGATGTCAACATCGATCTGAAGGGCCCCTTGATCAATGCCTCTGCTGTTCTGGGCTACCAGGGATGGTTGGCCGGCTACCAGACCGCATTTGACACTCAGCAGTCCAAGCTGACCACCAACAACTTTGCCCTTGGCTACACCACCAAGGACTTTGTCCTGCACACAGCTGTGTAAGTAACCACTCTCATTGTtccttttaatttcaattaattttgggtttaaaTCTATTTAGCAACGATGGCCAGGAGTTCAGCGGCTCAATCTTCCAGCGCACGTCGGACAAGTTGGACGTGGGTGTGCAGCTCTCGTGGGCCAGTGGCACCAGCAACACCAAGTTCGCCATCGGCGCCAAATATCAGCTGGACGATGACGCCAGTGTGCGCGCCAAGGTGAACAACGCCAGCCAGGTGGGCCTGGGCTACCAGCAGAAGC includes these proteins:
- the LOC6496887 gene encoding voltage-dependent anion-selective channel isoform X2, encoding MAPPSYSDLGKQARDIFSKGYNFGLWKLDLKTKTSSGIEFNTAGHSNQESGKVFGSLETKYKVKDYGLTLTEKWNTDNTLFTEVAVQDQLLEGLKLSLEGNFAPQSGNKNGKFKVAYGHENVKADSDVNIDLKGPLINASAVLGYQGWLAGYQTAFDTQQSKLTTNNFALGYTTKDFVLHTAVNDGQEFSGSIFQRTSDKLDVGVQLSWASGTSNTKFAIGAKYQLDDDASVRAKVNNASQVGLGYQQKLRDGITLTLSTLVDGKNFNAGGHKIGVGLELEA
- the LOC6496887 gene encoding voltage-dependent anion-selective channel isoform X1, coding for MPNEPGDFIPKEWTFKMLKEELGYPEIRFESSTMAPPSYSDLGKQARDIFSKGYNFGLWKLDLKTKTSSGIEFNTAGHSNQESGKVFGSLETKYKVKDYGLTLTEKWNTDNTLFTEVAVQDQLLEGLKLSLEGNFAPQSGNKNGKFKVAYGHENVKADSDVNIDLKGPLINASAVLGYQGWLAGYQTAFDTQQSKLTTNNFALGYTTKDFVLHTAVNDGQEFSGSIFQRTSDKLDVGVQLSWASGTSNTKFAIGAKYQLDDDASVRAKVNNASQVGLGYQQKLRDGITLTLSTLVDGKNFNAGGHKIGVGLELEA